One Poecilia reticulata strain Guanapo linkage group LG19, Guppy_female_1.0+MT, whole genome shotgun sequence genomic window carries:
- the ccr10 gene encoding C-C chemokine receptor type 10, with amino-acid sequence MLASSMQGYTKVNKTQSWFYWLVVAEVKPTALFLRVXAPQSSWCRNRKTTWDMLNTSNITEMEYSHYDDFNDSYFINCLENVSKNASDCDYNNNTDTDTDTDFCSTDEEYVILMFQTCAFCLIFFVGVLGNCLVIATFALYRRLRLRSMTDVFLFHLALADLPLLLTLPLQASYTHXGWIFPDALCNVMRACYAINTYSGLLLLGCISIDRYMVVARAQQMLRLRSQILTAGKVAAVVVWIVAILLSLPEILYSGVSKFNNKAYCVMQKSGHVKMATNGAIIAVFCVSFFTMVVCYTSIGVVLWEGHGHRRGKQWHRQRTLKLMVALVLVFLIFQLPYTVVLSRXIAGQFCDLMGXYITXTLAYTRCCLNPILYALVGVRFRKDVLQLMHBSGCPCGLQLKLHSVHSTSISASSPALTVLSVVSPTSPDRNYSSRDGLTSLKFQFPTSE; translated from the exons ATGTTGGCATCGTCGATGCAGGGGTATACAAAGGTCAACAAAACGCAGAGCTGGTTTTATTGGCTCGTGGTAGCTGAGGTTAAGCCCACAGCCTTGTTTTTAAGAGTGCRAGCTCCTCAGAGCTCTTGGTGCAGGAACAGGAAAACGACCTGGGACATGCTCAACACCTCAAACATCACAG AGATGGAGTACTCCCATTACGATGATTTCAACGACAGTTATTTTATAAACTGCTTGGAAAACGTCAGCAAAAACGCATCTGACTGCGACTACAACAACAACACCGACACCGACACCGACACCGACTTTTGCAGTACAGATGAGGAGTATGTCATCCTAATGTTTCAGACATGCGCCTTTTGCCTGATTTTCTTCGTGGGAGTTCTGGGAAATTGTCTGGTGATCGCCACCTTTGCTCTCTACCGACGGCTCCGGCTTCGTTCCATGACCGATGTGTTTCTCTTCCACCTAGCGCTGGCTGATCTCCCCCTGCTCCTCACTCTCCCTTTGCAGGCATCCTACACTCACTKGGGTTGGATTTTCCCTGACGCCCTCTGCAATGTGATGCGTGCATGCTATGCCATCAATACGTACAGCGGACTGCTGCTGCTCGGCTGCATCAGCATTGATCGCTACATGGTTGTGGCACGAGCCCAACAGATGCTACGACTGCGCAGCCAGATACTAACGGCGGGGAAAGTTGCTGCTGTAGTTGTCTGGATCGTTGCCATTCTCTTGAGCTTGCCTGAAATCCTCTACTCTGGGGTTTCTAAGTTTAATAACAAGGCATACTGTGTCATGCAAAAGAGTGGGCACGTCAAGATGGCCACCAATGGAGCCATCATTGCCGTCTTCTGTGTGTCTTTTTTCACCATGGTGGTATGCTACACTTCCATAGGTGTGGTTCTGTGGGAAGGCCACGGGCATCGCCGTGGGAAGCAGTGGCACCGGCAGCGCACGCTAAAGCTCATGGTTGCCCTGGTGCTGGTTTTCCTGATCTTCCAGCTTCCATACACGGTGGTTTTGTCTCGGRAAATAGCGGGGCAATTCTGCGATCTGATGGGGGWGTACATCACCTSCACTCTGGCATACACACGTTGTTGCCTCAACCCCATCCTGTAYGCACTGGTTGGCGTACGTTTTCGCAAAGACGTACTGCAGCTCATGCATRACTCTGGCTGCCCATGTGGACTGCAGCTGAAGCTGCACAGTGTCCACTCCACATCAATCTCTGCTTCTTCTCCTGCTCTCACTGTCCTCTCGGTTGTCTCCCCAACATCACCTGATCGCAATTACTCCAGTAGGGATGGATTAACCTCTCtcaagtttcagtttccaaCAAGCGAATAA